Genomic window (Spirosoma sp. KCTC 42546):
GGTCATGTCTAAAACACCGGTCAGTTGGAGTGTCGTTAACAACACGATAATAACCGCTAAGAATGCCAGTAGTGAGCGGTTACCGGTCGATGAGGCCTCGGTTGGGGGTTGTACTACGTAGTTGCCGTGTTCGCCCAGAAACCGCTGCCCAAACAGTCGGAATGTAACAAGGCCCAGCGCCATCGCTACGGCAGCAGCTCCAAACCCATAATGCCAGCCAACTCGCTGCCCCAGGTACCCAACTGTAAAAATACCGAGCAGCGAACCGAGGTTGATCCCCATATAGAAAATAGAAAAAGCGGCATCTTTACGAGCGCCCCCTTCAGGATATAGTTCACCCACAACGCTGCTGATGTTCGGCTTGAGAAGCCCAGTGCCCATAGCTACCGTGCATAGACCCGCATAGAATAGCCCCGGTCCGGATGGAATGGCCAGAATGATGTGGCCGAGCATGATGATTAATCCGCCATACCAGATGGACTTACGCTGTCCCAGAATGGTATCGGCAATCCAGCCGCCGGGCAGTGAGAGTAGATAAACGGATGCCGTATAGATTCCATAAATGGCCGCGCCCTCGGTTTCATTCAACCCCAAACCACCCCGAACGTTGTCGATCAGGAACAGCAACAAAATGGCTCTCATGCCGTAGTAGCTGAACCGTTCCCACATCTCGGTAAAAAACAGGACGAAAAGACCTGCCGGGTGCCCGAAAAGGGTAGTCTTGTCTATGGGCTTTTCAATAGTGGCTTCCATTTAGTTAGGTTAAGTGTTCAGTTTGCCGAAGAATCTATTCGTAAGTAACAAAAAAATAGATGTAAATATACTGCTGGCAACTGAATCCGGCAAGGCTACGTATCAGAAGCCCGGATCAAACGCCCACAAATCATCGAACCGTGTAGTACCAGTCGAACCCGTACTTATATAGCCTTTCGATCCGACCGCAAAACCAACCGCTTTTATCCGGGCTGCACCTTCAAAAGATCCTTTTTGAACCCATGAATCTATTTCTGGTCTATAAGCTAAAACCTGGTTTAGGCCCGCACCTATTGTGCCGGTTATCAGATAGCCAATACCATTAACGGCAAAACCAACACTATATGAACTATTAGAGACTTCATCCGGAATACTTCGACGTTGCGCCCAGCTATCTTGATCGGAATCATATACCCACAGATCGTTATGGGTCTTATTTAGTGAGCTTCCCGCTCCAACATAAGCGAGATTATTTATGACAAACGTAGCCGCACTAACGCGTGTGCCATCTCCGAAATCCTTGCGCTGTGTCCAGCTATTCGTAGAGGGATTAAATCTCCAGAGGTCTGCTTTTTCACTTCCATCGAAACCTAGCCCAACAAACCCCGCATCATATAGAGTAAAAGCAACCGCCAAACGCCGGGCACTACCCCCAAAATCAGCTACACGCATCCAGGTATTTGCGGTTGGGTTGTATTCGTAGAAGTCGCGGAAGAAATTACTCTGTGCATCTACCCCAGTCCCAACATAGCCTTTTGAATCGACAGCGAAAGCAACAGCTTCAGTACGTCCTTTTCCGGGTAAACTGGCTATCTGCGTCCAGGTATTTCGGGAAGGATCATATTTCCAAAAATCATTGAGCGCGTTATTGGAAACATCCAGCCCAGTGCCAAGGTAGGCCATATTCCCGATCGTAAAGGAAACGGCTGCAGCCCGGGCTGGCCCTTCCAATTCAGCCTTCAACGTCCAGTTGCCCAACAGGGGGGATAACGTTATTGTACGCTGTGTACACTGCTGGAGCAGGAAGATTAAAACCACGCTTAAGCTTAGGACTATATAATTGACTTTCATTGGATTAAGAGATTTAGTTAAACAAAAACGCGTTTTCCTGCATAAAAAAGATGGTGATTAGCGATGCTTAACTTAGTTTAAGGTAATGTTTCCCAGGTTTACTTCGAACGACTAATGCTTCTCCCCTTCGACTATAAAAAAGACCCTTACCTGATTCTTGACTTCTCAGCTTCCAACCCTGATCTCGAAACACTCGACCTGACGGATACGGCCCTTTTCAGTGCATATGTATACGGTAAACTTCGGGCAGCCGGTGCCAGGGTGGGTATGGGTGGCTACAACGAACACCGGGTTATTTACCGGCGGAGTAAGCATTTTAATACATCTGACGAAACCTCCCCGTACAACGGTCCGCGTGAAATTCACCTTGGTATCGACTTCTGGGCCGAAGCCGGAACGCCCGTTTTCGCCCTTCTGGCAGGTCGTGTGCATAGTTTTCAGGACAACGCTCACTTCGGCGACTACGGCCCCACAATTATTCTGGAACATACGGGCAACGCGGCTGGAAAGTCGTTTGGTCAAACGGCTTTCCAGCCGCGTTACTCGCTGTATGGGCATCTGACCCGCCAATCGCTGGATGGGTTGCAGGAAGGAATGGAATTTAATGCCGGTCAGAAAATTGGCGAAATTGGGCCCTATCCCGAAAACGGCGACTGGCCTCCTCACCTCCATTTTCAACTCATGACTGATATGCTCGGACTAAAAGGGGATTTTCCGGGTGTATGCTCCCTAGCGGATCGTGAAAAATTTCTCCGTATTTGCCCCAACCCAAATGATTTATTAGGCATTGCTGGACTAGGTTAATTCATTGGCTACAAAGCTGTTTAGGCTTTACTTTTTAATGGATGAGTACTTAATTTTATCAGTCAGTTTTACCCCTAAATCCCCTGAAGGGGACTTTGCTCGTGTTCAAACAAAGTCCCCTTCAGGGGATTTAGGGGTAAAACAGGTTAGAAAAATAATCCTAAACAGCTTTGTAGCCAACGAGTGTCTTGCGCAACCATTTCTTTCAAAATATTTTGAAAGTATAAAAACAATTGCTTATCTTTGAGCATGGAATTCAACGAAGCCAAGGATAAATTTATTCATACCTGGGGTACACTAGCCACCCAATGGGGTATCAATCGGTCGATGGCGCAACTGCATGCGCTGCTGCTAATTGCCCCTCAACCGTTGGCTACAGAAGATGTGATGGAACAGCTGCAGATTTCGCGTGGCAACGCCAGCATGAACCTGCGCGACCTGATGGATTGGGGCCTGATTTATAAACAATTGAAACCAGGTGAGCGCCGGGAGTTTTTCATAGCCGAGAAAGACATCTGGAAAGTGGCCCGGCAAGTAGCCAAAGAACGTCGTCGCCGGGAAATTACGCCGGTTGTTGAGGTATTAAACGAACTGAAAACTATTTCAACCGACACGCCTGAGGCAAAGGAGTTTCAACGAGTGATGGAAGGGTTAAGTAGTGTAGTGAGCTTTGCCGATAGCACACTTAACGCCGTGATCAAAGCCGAAGAAAATTGGCTGATAGGTCAATTTATAAACGTATTCCGGTGATATTTTTTTACCATTATCTTTCAATAGTTTCTGAAATTTTAAACAGTACAAACTAATGAAAAAATTAATCGTTTATGACGAAAGCTGCCCAATGTGTCGACTCTATACAAAGGGTATGGTGGCTGCCGACACGAGCGGCTGCCTAACGCGAGTCAGTAGTAGTAAGTTGCCGCCTGAATTAGTGATTAATCGTTTGGATAAGCAACGGGCACGTCATGAAATACCCATGATTGACCTCGACGGTGGGGAAACCCTCTATGGAGTTGATACTTGGATTTATGCAGTTGGCCAGATGAATCAACAACTACAGAAGCTACTATCACTCAATTGGTTAAAACTCATGTTGCAAAAAATATATGCATTTATCTCCTACAATCGACGCATCATCATTACCTCGCCACCAGGTCGCTGGCAACTATTGGACCTTCAACCCGATTTTCATGCAGGTCAGCGGCTTGCCTTCATCCTATTCATTTTTGGGTTAACAACCAGCCTTTGGTTTTCTGGAAACAGCTCTGCCTGGCCACCAGCTCTATTCCTAGTAACAGTGGGTCAATTAGCAGCTGTTAAGCTTTACTTGCTTACACAACCATCGGCCAATACCACTGAAACAGTACTGGATTACACAGGTCACCTGGGCATGAGCCTTTTCCTGGGAGTACTGATTATCAGCATCAGTTCTCTTGTAGGATGGCAGATCCTTGGTCTGGTTGGCTACGCACTAATGATTGGTCAGCATTTTATTCGAACCTACCGGCTTGGCCTAAGTCCGTGGCTAAGTATCTGGTTTACTACGCTGGTTTTCGTACTGCTTCTGCAAGCGTAAAGCAGAGTTGCAAACATCCATAGGTAGGAAGTAGCAAAATCAAATTCAAGCAACGTTTTTCTAGCCGATTATAACTATGCGAAATACGTTCGACCCCTATACTTGGCACAACAACCTGTATTTTCGGTGGACAGCCCTACCGGTTTTAGCGCACATGTTCAGTTGGATGACTGGTGTTGGTGGTGTACTTCTCTTCCCGATTCTGATAACGGTTGCCCAGTATCTTATTTTCAAAGTTCATCCAGCTGTTGCGCGACCCGGCTTCTGGTTCGTAACCTTACCGATCACGTTTATTTGTTGGGTGAAATGGGGACCATTTATTACATCCACTCAGTCAGGGGGCATCATACAGGGAGTAACGGCTTATTATATAGGCCAGCTTGTCATCGCACTGTTTATCCCCCTGATAATCAAACCGGAACGGCCAGAATTCTTACTAAACTGGATTGGGTGTACTATAACATCTGGCCTAGGCTGGGTCGTACTCTACTGGTTTGTAACGGGTATGCAGGGCAACAAAGTCAATATCCCAGGAAACGTTACCATATTCCTGATTTATCCGGCAATCGCTTTGATTGCGAACAGTGCCAGTGGCTTTTTCCTGTTAAAGGAGTAGTAACCAGATCACACTGACACATCTATAGCTACGGTTTCGTCAAAAACTCCACGACGGCTTTCGAAAACTCAGGCGTACGCATGGCACCACCATGATTGCCCGGTACAATAACCAGCCTGGACCCCGGAATAGCATCTACCAGTGTCTGCGGATCACCATTGTCCTTATCCTGATCCCCGTTGACAACAAGCACCGGAATCTTAATCTTCCCTAAATCGGCACGACTCGTCACAGGCTGAAACTCCTGTAGACGGGCCAGCACAAGCGTATCGGCTCCAGCCTTTTTAGCATTATCTACAGCTGGTTGCAACTCAGGATGGCTGCCGGGTTTTGTTAGGGCTTCGTGGAAATTTTTGCGCCGAATCCAGTTGGGATCCGAAAAATCGACACTAATGCCGCCCATCACGGCCCGACGCACCAGTTTGTCCATGGTCAGTAGTTTAGCTGCCAGAATGGCTCCCCGCGAATAACCCACCACATCATAACTGGTTATGCCAAGGTATTGCACTAAGGCCATCACATCTTTCAGCTCGGCATTATTATCGTAGGCATCAGCAGCATGCGGCTTATCTGATAGGCCGTTGCCGCGTAAATCAAGGGTTATGACTTTGAATCCAGCATCGGCAAGCGACTGTCGTACAGGTGCCCGTTTCCAGCTTTCACTGGTCGAGATAAAGCCATGGAGTAACACAACCGGCTTGCCTTCTCCTATAATATCATAATGAATTTTCGTCCCATCGAACGATATAAACAACGGGTCACGAGTGGATTGAGCGCGAACAGCAAAAACCGTCGACAGACAGAGCAGAAACAGAACTGATTTCATAGCGTTTGTGAGCAATCTAAAGATGCCAGGCAACTGGACAAGTCTAACTTTTCGCTATTCTAATGAGTTATTCCCTCATAAACAAATCACTCAACGACTATGACAACCCTATTGACTCATGAAGCCCCCGCCGATGCCGAATTGATTGGTTCCCGCATTGGCCGTATTGACCCCGACAATTTTGAGAATCAGAGTGGAGCGGCCATCGAAGACGGCGACGATACAGACGAAGAAACTACTGATGAGGAAGAACTGGCCGATGAGCCACTTGACGAAGATGGTGACCCAACGGGTGAACACGACCATCATCAGGATGATAATTATGCCCTAGGCGGCCATGTGACTCGCTCAGGTAGCTAATCCATACATAGTTTTAAACTTACTATGAACACGACCAACGAAAATTATAATCCTGCCGACGATGGCAATCAGGGCGTTGTCCAGCTGATGGCGCAAAGCGAAGAAGCGAATGCCAGTGTTGCGCTGGATCAGCAAATGAACCCT
Coding sequences:
- a CDS encoding peptide MFS transporter, whose product is MEATIEKPIDKTTLFGHPAGLFVLFFTEMWERFSYYGMRAILLLFLIDNVRGGLGLNETEGAAIYGIYTASVYLLSLPGGWIADTILGQRKSIWYGGLIIMLGHIILAIPSGPGLFYAGLCTVAMGTGLLKPNISSVVGELYPEGGARKDAAFSIFYMGINLGSLLGIFTVGYLGQRVGWHYGFGAAAVAMALGLVTFRLFGQRFLGEHGNYVVQPPTEASSTGNRSLLAFLAVIIVLLTTLQLTGVLDMTTAQGLARAMGTIISLIAVGYFVYILLAGGLDTVEKKRVVVLFVFFLASALFWAGNEQQGSSLQIFADRYTDLNLFGWQMPSSWFQNLNPAFILTFSPVLAMLWVFLANRKISYSVPAKFATSLILLGLAYVIMVIASKLALEGTRISPFYLSSTYLFFTLGELFLSPVGLSAFSKLAPKRYTSQLMGVWFVGTSLGNLIAGLFAGGFDEKNVSQMPSMFQSVAYFSLGFGFLLLLLAKPLRKWMGGIQ
- a CDS encoding kelch repeat-containing protein, translated to MKVNYIVLSLSVVLIFLLQQCTQRTITLSPLLGNWTLKAELEGPARAAAVSFTIGNMAYLGTGLDVSNNALNDFWKYDPSRNTWTQIASLPGKGRTEAVAFAVDSKGYVGTGVDAQSNFFRDFYEYNPTANTWMRVADFGGSARRLAVAFTLYDAGFVGLGFDGSEKADLWRFNPSTNSWTQRKDFGDGTRVSAATFVINNLAYVGAGSSLNKTHNDLWVYDSDQDSWAQRRSIPDEVSNSSYSVGFAVNGIGYLITGTIGAGLNQVLAYRPEIDSWVQKGSFEGAARIKAVGFAVGSKGYISTGSTGTTRFDDLWAFDPGF
- a CDS encoding peptidoglycan DD-metalloendopeptidase family protein; the encoded protein is MLLPFDYKKDPYLILDFSASNPDLETLDLTDTALFSAYVYGKLRAAGARVGMGGYNEHRVIYRRSKHFNTSDETSPYNGPREIHLGIDFWAEAGTPVFALLAGRVHSFQDNAHFGDYGPTIILEHTGNAAGKSFGQTAFQPRYSLYGHLTRQSLDGLQEGMEFNAGQKIGEIGPYPENGDWPPHLHFQLMTDMLGLKGDFPGVCSLADREKFLRICPNPNDLLGIAGLG
- a CDS encoding GbsR/MarR family transcriptional regulator; protein product: MEFNEAKDKFIHTWGTLATQWGINRSMAQLHALLLIAPQPLATEDVMEQLQISRGNASMNLRDLMDWGLIYKQLKPGERREFFIAEKDIWKVARQVAKERRRREITPVVEVLNELKTISTDTPEAKEFQRVMEGLSSVVSFADSTLNAVIKAEENWLIGQFINVFR
- a CDS encoding alpha/beta fold hydrolase; translated protein: MKSVLFLLCLSTVFAVRAQSTRDPLFISFDGTKIHYDIIGEGKPVVLLHGFISTSESWKRAPVRQSLADAGFKVITLDLRGNGLSDKPHAADAYDNNAELKDVMALVQYLGITSYDVVGYSRGAILAAKLLTMDKLVRRAVMGGISVDFSDPNWIRRKNFHEALTKPGSHPELQPAVDNAKKAGADTLVLARLQEFQPVTSRADLGKIKIPVLVVNGDQDKDNGDPQTLVDAIPGSRLVIVPGNHGGAMRTPEFSKAVVEFLTKP